In the genome of Chryseobacterium arthrosphaerae, one region contains:
- the trxA gene encoding thioredoxin, protein MALEITDSSFQDTVLKSDKPVLVDFWAVWCGPCRTLGPIIEEVASDFEGKAVVGKVDVDNNQEISMQYGIRNIPTVLIFKNGEVVDKLVGVAPKEVIAEKLSAHL, encoded by the coding sequence ATGGCTTTAGAAATTACAGACAGCTCATTTCAGGATACGGTTTTAAAATCAGACAAACCGGTATTAGTAGACTTCTGGGCAGTATGGTGCGGACCTTGCAGAACTTTAGGACCAATCATCGAAGAAGTTGCATCAGATTTTGAAGGGAAAGCAGTAGTAGGAAAAGTAGATGTGGACAACAACCAGGAAATTTCGATGCAGTATGGTATCAGAAATATCCCTACAGTTCTTATTTTTAAGAACGGAGAAGTAGTAGATAAATTAGTAGGTGTAGCTCCAAAAGAGGTAATCGCTGAAAAATTAAGCGCTCACTTGTAA
- a CDS encoding urocanate hydratase produces MNFKEQILQGIPEHLPAPKKYNKEIDHAPVRADVLNDDEKKLSVRNALRYFPTEWHKELAVEFLEELETYGRIYMYRFMPDYEIYARPIEEYPFKSLHAGCIMLMIHNNLDPAVAQHPQELITYGGNGGVFQNWAQYLLTMKYLATMTDEQTLNIYSGHPQGIFPSSPSAPRVVVSNGMMIPNYSSKADLEKFSALGVTQYGQMTAGSYMYIGPQGIVHGTAITLMNAFRKKLSNGEKVQGKIFLTAGLGGMSGAQTKAGNIAGCITVCAEINPSAARKRHSQGWVDELIDSLDELVDRVNLARFSKETVSLAYIGNVVDVWERFDKENIFIHIGSDQTSLHNPFSGGYYPAGLTFEEANHMIAADPGQYKKHVQESLVRQVKAINAHTAKGTYFFDYGNAFLLEAERAGADIMDETGTRFRYPSYVQDILGPMCFDYGFGPFRWVCASGKPEDLKIADQIAREVMQEIKANAPEEIQQQLQDNIVWIAEAESNALVVGSQARILYADAEGRAKIALKFNEAVKSGKLSAPVILGRDHHDVSGTDSPFRETSNIYDGSRFTADMAIHNVIGDSFRGASWVSVHNGGGVGWGEVINGGFGMVLDGTDVARTKLQDMLFFDVNNGIARRSWARNEEAIFAIKREMERTPSLTVTLPYAVDEQALK; encoded by the coding sequence ATGAATTTTAAAGAACAAATACTGCAGGGAATTCCGGAACACCTTCCGGCGCCTAAGAAATACAATAAAGAAATAGATCATGCCCCTGTAAGAGCTGATGTATTAAACGATGATGAAAAAAAATTGAGTGTGCGGAATGCACTGAGGTATTTCCCTACAGAATGGCATAAAGAGCTGGCTGTAGAGTTTTTAGAAGAGTTGGAAACCTATGGACGAATTTACATGTACCGTTTCATGCCCGATTACGAAATATATGCCCGCCCCATAGAAGAATATCCTTTTAAAAGCCTGCATGCCGGCTGTATTATGCTGATGATCCATAATAACCTTGATCCGGCAGTGGCCCAGCACCCCCAGGAGCTCATTACCTATGGCGGTAATGGCGGGGTTTTCCAGAATTGGGCCCAATATCTCCTGACCATGAAATACCTGGCCACAATGACGGATGAACAGACCCTCAACATTTACAGCGGCCATCCACAGGGAATTTTCCCATCAAGTCCTTCTGCACCAAGAGTAGTAGTGAGTAATGGTATGATGATTCCCAATTATTCCTCAAAAGCTGATCTGGAAAAATTCAGTGCCCTCGGCGTGACCCAGTATGGGCAGATGACAGCGGGGTCCTATATGTATATCGGCCCGCAGGGAATTGTACACGGAACTGCTATTACCTTAATGAATGCATTCCGGAAAAAGCTCTCCAATGGAGAAAAAGTACAGGGGAAAATATTTTTAACAGCCGGCCTGGGAGGAATGAGCGGAGCGCAGACCAAAGCAGGAAATATAGCAGGCTGTATTACCGTCTGTGCAGAGATAAATCCAAGCGCTGCAAGAAAAAGACATAGTCAGGGATGGGTAGACGAACTGATTGATAGCTTAGATGAGCTGGTAGACCGTGTAAACCTTGCCCGGTTCAGCAAAGAAACCGTTTCATTAGCTTATATCGGAAATGTGGTTGATGTATGGGAGCGCTTTGATAAAGAAAATATTTTTATCCATATCGGCTCAGACCAGACCTCACTCCATAATCCTTTTTCAGGAGGTTATTATCCGGCAGGATTGACCTTTGAAGAAGCTAACCATATGATTGCTGCGGATCCCGGTCAGTATAAAAAACATGTTCAGGAATCACTTGTCAGACAGGTAAAGGCCATTAATGCCCATACCGCGAAAGGAACTTACTTTTTCGATTACGGAAATGCTTTCCTGTTGGAAGCTGAGAGAGCGGGAGCTGATATCATGGATGAGACAGGTACCCGTTTCAGATACCCTTCCTATGTTCAGGATATTCTCGGGCCGATGTGCTTTGATTATGGTTTCGGACCATTCAGATGGGTATGTGCCTCAGGAAAACCTGAAGATCTGAAAATCGCAGATCAGATTGCCAGAGAAGTGATGCAGGAAATAAAAGCCAATGCCCCAGAAGAAATACAGCAGCAACTGCAGGACAATATCGTCTGGATTGCCGAGGCAGAATCCAATGCTTTGGTTGTAGGCTCACAGGCAAGAATTTTATACGCTGATGCTGAAGGCCGTGCAAAAATTGCTTTGAAATTTAATGAAGCTGTGAAGTCAGGAAAATTGTCAGCTCCGGTGATTTTAGGAAGAGATCATCATGATGTAAGCGGTACAGATTCCCCTTTCAGGGAGACCAGTAATATCTACGATGGAAGCAGGTTTACAGCTGATATGGCCATTCATAATGTGATAGGAGACAGCTTCAGGGGAGCTTCCTGGGTATCTGTTCACAATGGAGGAGGAGTGGGCTGGGGAGAAGTAATTAATGGAGGATTCGGAATGGTGCTTGACGGAACGGATGTTGCTAGGACAAAACTTCAGGATATGCTGTTCTTTGATGTAAATAACGGCATTGCACGAAGAAGCTGGGCCAGAAATGAAGAAGCAATATTTGCTATAAAACGGGAAATGGAAAGAACACCTTCCTTAACGGTCACTCTTCCATATGCAGTGGATGAGCAGGCTCTGAAATAA
- a CDS encoding retron St85 family RNA-directed DNA polymerase produces the protein MSQNLSRQQIYDRIKASSKDSYILEEMKRLGFWQETSTPSLPEQLIQKEVVLQQELQELLAKNRKYGNQEAMLREMRKKRMQEAKAKREVTKQKNEQKRQDKADHWKKLQEQQIIYLGENVSKGLHKTDSDGEKLQQYSLPAFESIADFSRKSGFSLSVIRYLAFHRSVSKKSHYHTFEISKKSGGKRKISAPKSQLKGFQQWILENILNKIPVGETVHGFTAQKSIVTNAEPHLGKDIIINIDLQDFFPSISYKRVKGLFVKLGYSEQLATIFALACTQAHTEEVLLDGVKYFVHKGERFLPQGSPASPAISNLIVYKLDKRLQGLAGKLGFVYTRYADDLTFSAHQANDQNINKLLYFVKQVISDENFTVHPDKLHIMRKKHQQKVTGIVVNEKLNVERKKLRKFRALLHNIEVNGWQNQTWGKAFHLINAIEGYINFVNMVNPSKALAFNEKLKAIIAKHGKPMTETVKIIPVTAETIEVPGRKEEIAAPKEDKTDWWNIF, from the coding sequence ATGTCACAAAATCTCAGCAGACAACAGATTTACGACCGCATAAAAGCATCTTCCAAAGACAGTTATATTTTGGAGGAAATGAAAAGGCTTGGTTTTTGGCAGGAGACCTCTACACCTTCCTTACCGGAACAACTGATACAGAAAGAAGTTGTTTTACAGCAGGAGTTGCAGGAATTACTGGCGAAAAACAGAAAGTACGGCAACCAGGAAGCGATGCTTCGTGAAATGCGTAAAAAACGGATGCAGGAAGCAAAAGCCAAAAGAGAAGTCACCAAACAAAAAAATGAACAGAAACGGCAGGATAAAGCGGATCACTGGAAGAAATTACAGGAGCAGCAGATTATTTATCTTGGTGAAAATGTTTCAAAAGGACTTCATAAAACAGATTCTGACGGGGAAAAGTTACAACAGTATTCACTTCCTGCTTTTGAAAGCATAGCAGATTTCAGCCGAAAATCAGGTTTCAGTCTTTCGGTTATCAGGTATCTTGCCTTCCACAGGAGCGTTTCAAAAAAATCTCATTACCACACTTTTGAAATTTCAAAAAAATCGGGAGGAAAAAGAAAAATTTCTGCCCCGAAGTCTCAGCTGAAAGGTTTCCAGCAATGGATTCTGGAGAATATTTTAAATAAAATCCCTGTAGGAGAAACTGTTCATGGCTTCACCGCACAAAAATCAATCGTTACCAATGCAGAGCCGCATCTTGGGAAAGATATCATCATCAATATAGATCTGCAGGATTTTTTTCCTTCAATCAGCTATAAAAGGGTAAAGGGGCTGTTTGTGAAACTGGGCTATTCGGAACAGCTGGCGACTATTTTTGCATTAGCCTGTACCCAGGCTCACACAGAAGAAGTTTTATTGGACGGAGTTAAATATTTCGTTCATAAAGGAGAAAGGTTCCTGCCTCAGGGATCTCCTGCAAGCCCTGCAATAAGCAATCTTATTGTTTATAAGCTGGATAAGAGATTACAGGGGCTGGCCGGTAAATTAGGATTTGTATATACACGCTATGCAGATGATCTTACTTTTTCTGCGCATCAGGCCAATGATCAAAACATAAATAAGCTTTTATATTTCGTAAAACAGGTGATCAGCGACGAAAACTTCACTGTGCATCCTGATAAGCTTCATATCATGAGAAAGAAGCATCAGCAGAAAGTGACGGGCATTGTGGTGAATGAAAAACTGAATGTTGAGAGGAAGAAGCTGAGAAAGTTCAGGGCACTTTTACATAATATTGAAGTCAATGGATGGCAGAACCAGACCTGGGGAAAAGCATTTCATCTGATCAATGCGATAGAAGGCTATATCAATTTTGTGAATATGGTAAACCCTTCCAAAGCTTTAGCCTTTAATGAAAAATTAAAAGCAATTATTGCAAAACACGGTAAGCCGATGACGGAGACTGTAAAAATAATTCCGGTAACTGCAGAAACAATTGAAGTTCCCGGACGTAAAGAAGAAATAGCAGCACCAAAAGAAGACAAAACAGATTGGTGGAATATTTTTTAG
- a CDS encoding LysR family transcriptional regulator, which translates to MSYQIELRHLKYFQVLSNELSFRKASEKLFISQPGLSRQIKQMEEIFNVTLFNRTKKKVELSEAGLYLKKEVDFIFNHLINIKEQLENISQGRQSELRIGFLGSAAEKIIPDCVVKLNRIYPEIRTVLQEMPNKLQVKLLEDHQLDIGFVRLQNIPEGISKHLIHQDSFSLVLPKNHPIDNIDDETFKSLYKESFIFFSSEDSPHYFDVIMSICEDHGFRPKVFHKSINALTIYKLVEEGLGIAILPTSLQYGYDLNVKFLELNYISQKTELYMVWKESNRNPILKDIINYLTEN; encoded by the coding sequence ATGAGTTATCAGATAGAACTTAGACATTTGAAATATTTCCAGGTTTTAAGCAATGAGCTGAGTTTCCGGAAGGCTTCCGAAAAGCTTTTCATATCACAACCAGGGCTCAGCCGACAGATCAAACAGATGGAAGAGATATTCAATGTGACCTTATTTAACAGAACCAAGAAAAAAGTAGAATTATCCGAAGCCGGGCTTTATCTGAAAAAGGAAGTGGATTTTATTTTTAATCATTTAATCAATATCAAAGAACAGCTTGAAAATATCAGCCAGGGCAGACAGTCTGAACTGAGAATCGGTTTTCTGGGTTCTGCTGCAGAAAAGATTATTCCCGACTGTGTTGTAAAACTGAACCGGATCTATCCTGAGATCAGAACTGTTCTGCAGGAGATGCCCAATAAGCTGCAGGTAAAGCTATTGGAAGACCATCAGCTGGATATCGGGTTTGTAAGGTTGCAGAATATTCCTGAAGGTATTTCAAAGCATCTTATCCATCAGGACAGTTTTTCTTTGGTTCTTCCTAAAAATCATCCTATTGACAATATAGATGATGAGACTTTTAAGAGTTTATATAAAGAGTCTTTCATTTTCTTTTCGAGTGAGGACAGCCCCCATTACTTTGATGTTATCATGAGTATTTGTGAAGATCATGGGTTCCGGCCAAAGGTGTTTCATAAATCCATCAATGCGCTGACTATTTACAAACTTGTGGAGGAAGGGTTGGGAATAGCCATACTGCCTACGTCTCTGCAATATGGTTATGATCTGAATGTAAAATTTCTGGAGCTGAATTATATTTCCCAAAAAACGGAACTTTATATGGTATGGAAAGAATCTAACAGAAATCCTATACTAAAAGACATTATAAATTACCTTACTGAAAATTAA
- the hutH gene encoding histidine ammonia-lyase, whose translation MNKEYGFNYGIDMLTASRALAISRGELKGILNDRSREEVRKSSRYVETIAQSGKAVYGINTGFGPLCTTMISSEDTRKLQSNILKSHAVGVGKFIDVELSRIMLVLKLHALSKGYSGIQEATLDRMIWHLETDAIPLIPEQGSVGASGDLAPLSHLFLPLIGLGKVYYKGEVIPAGTFLKEQNVEPLSLSAKEGLALINGTQFMAAHGVKAVERLHNLLTNADIISAMMIEGLKGSEKPFDEKLHQLRPYTGNIEVASNIRTLLKNSEIVRSHADCSKVQDPYSMRCIPQVHGASRDAYAHLKKTVEIEINSVTDNPVVFSETSTISGGNFHGQPIALPLDYACLAASEIGNISDRRIYLSLEGNTPGLPKLLMKETGLNSGLMILQYTSAALASENKGLCFPSSADSIPTSLGQEDHVSMGSIGARKLHQVIENVEKILGIELFCAAQAMDYHAPLKPGKVLEAVHRFVRSKVAHIEEDQIMHDMMQVTIDMVKDGSLLKVAQEAVSIEQDHLF comes from the coding sequence ATGAATAAAGAATACGGTTTTAATTACGGCATTGATATGCTCACAGCCTCCAGGGCCTTAGCCATTAGCAGGGGCGAACTGAAAGGGATTTTAAATGACCGCAGCAGGGAAGAAGTAAGGAAAAGCAGCCGGTATGTAGAAACAATAGCGCAGTCCGGTAAAGCAGTGTATGGTATTAATACAGGTTTTGGCCCCTTATGCACCACCATGATTTCATCTGAAGATACCCGTAAACTTCAGAGCAACATTTTAAAAAGCCATGCAGTAGGGGTCGGAAAGTTTATTGATGTGGAACTATCCAGAATAATGTTGGTATTAAAGCTTCATGCCCTGTCAAAAGGATATTCAGGAATTCAGGAAGCAACCCTGGACCGTATGATCTGGCATCTTGAAACGGATGCTATCCCTTTAATTCCGGAGCAGGGATCTGTAGGGGCTTCGGGGGATCTCGCTCCCTTATCCCATTTGTTCCTTCCACTGATCGGATTGGGGAAAGTGTATTACAAAGGAGAAGTAATTCCCGCAGGTACCTTTTTAAAAGAACAGAATGTAGAACCGCTTTCACTGAGTGCAAAAGAAGGTCTGGCACTGATCAATGGGACACAGTTTATGGCGGCTCATGGGGTGAAAGCAGTAGAAAGACTTCATAACCTGCTTACCAATGCAGATATTATTTCCGCAATGATGATAGAAGGCTTAAAAGGCTCTGAAAAACCTTTTGATGAAAAACTCCACCAGTTGAGACCTTACACCGGAAATATAGAAGTAGCGTCCAATATCCGGACACTGTTAAAAAACTCTGAAATTGTACGCTCCCATGCTGACTGTTCAAAAGTTCAGGATCCCTATTCTATGAGATGTATCCCACAGGTGCACGGTGCATCCCGGGACGCTTATGCCCACCTTAAAAAAACAGTGGAAATTGAAATCAATTCCGTTACAGACAATCCGGTTGTTTTCAGTGAAACATCTACGATAAGCGGAGGAAATTTCCATGGACAGCCTATTGCCCTACCCCTGGATTATGCTTGCCTGGCTGCTTCTGAAATTGGAAACATCAGTGACAGGAGAATTTATCTTTCCCTTGAAGGAAATACTCCGGGATTACCAAAGCTGCTGATGAAGGAAACAGGCCTGAACTCAGGATTGATGATTTTACAGTATACCTCTGCTGCTTTGGCCAGTGAAAATAAAGGATTGTGCTTCCCGTCAAGTGCGGACAGTATTCCAACTTCTCTGGGACAGGAAGATCATGTAAGTATGGGGTCAATAGGGGCCCGCAAATTACATCAGGTCATTGAAAATGTTGAAAAAATCCTGGGTATCGAGCTTTTTTGTGCCGCTCAGGCCATGGATTACCATGCTCCTTTAAAGCCTGGAAAAGTACTGGAAGCAGTTCACCGTTTTGTACGCTCCAAAGTAGCCCACATTGAAGAAGACCAGATTATGCATGATATGATGCAGGTCACAATCGATATGGTGAAAGACGGATCCCTTCTGAAAGTTGCACAGGAGGCCGTATCAATAGAGCAGGATCATCTTTTTTAA
- a CDS encoding WGR domain-containing protein translates to MKIIKQTKLFFHEGKSDKVYEIDLCEINPDAFIVNFRYGRRGAALKEGSKTPEFVSREKAESIFDQLEKEKRNKGYQSEVEVFVELPSLETVNMNSTEGVILKRLEDATQGINSFKTEWKTSRVIWKAAQMEFKESVPYILKLATKGDEMQLYASIFAIRTLQITQASGLLHSIAHSTRHKQYIRNVAFDALLTINEASEQEKTVSELLESLPADIRYAIDKGDYERLKKHYAEKFGKKEKADELTFLYLLSKAYPSLVEVIENLLWQIPFEAPYFRNIRAIYKLARFRDDAQILGMLSFLFEKKRPMFNRTVSLDKESWNQEQYFYDFGGYVNVRKELSNNESRLAFSNFTKLYFQKNGFYYLKDLGKQNKAKEYLRFAVNALIQYSNSDYTPAVRRPLSVYGNYDWQSSRYHYTVVDFPECYQSLLLTTILFGNDKTRKMDAKLQFYIKKEQFWSSEYYYQENRVTKIESGTDNDQASSENTSVKKQQEGALENIISTFKNIFSSNKEKTADIQPKKEAPSIEVESNYSRSELYPEFWDAMPEAYVQLLMQAKMDLVMKFAYRNLSVHPEYKNLLQKIEPEMMIRLLNKSSEYPQRLGFDALMKRETELRQNESWVAQILVSGNEKARNWAKVNIENNTQYFLSSTDFMTILVMNSRKESNEFINNLLQKASLPEDRQKAVLGKVIIQLIALENNEENNRIAEAATKKLKITASSNFSEISWDIIAQLLTSPLNNNRFLASEILLSKSRKYPVTEIPVSIIELLLNNENKTIRENGLSLLKQYPKEETGNSWQQILQLLSTGYQEVAEGILALNDQFESQSEIQLQTTERLFDVLMIEQKFENSHQIFRDYLEKMAAKYNGAIPVKWLIRLVFANSVKNRLFGFELLKKVKDDSRFSLKQVIALANHEFLAVRQWSWNFYKNNVERIKSDRNHALGILDAKWDDSRAFAFHFFENEFTDEDWDTDCLVGIVDSVRSDVESFGKNLIMKFFKKEQGMEYLTKLSQHPSQNIQLFVTSYLEEYATDNPEKLKELNFYFRSVLSRVNRSRTAKNRIFTFLENEGRKSAESAEIVSRILDDLSATTAIQDKSRCIDIISELKMIYPQLNVHLQLIS, encoded by the coding sequence ATGAAAATCATCAAACAGACCAAGCTCTTTTTCCACGAGGGAAAATCGGATAAAGTTTACGAAATCGATCTCTGTGAAATCAATCCCGATGCTTTTATTGTCAATTTCCGTTACGGAAGACGGGGAGCTGCGTTGAAAGAAGGCAGTAAAACTCCTGAATTTGTTTCAAGAGAAAAAGCTGAAAGCATTTTTGACCAGCTCGAAAAAGAAAAACGAAATAAAGGATACCAGTCAGAAGTAGAAGTATTTGTAGAACTTCCGTCATTGGAAACTGTGAATATGAACTCTACTGAAGGCGTTATATTGAAACGCCTGGAAGATGCCACACAGGGAATCAATTCTTTCAAAACAGAGTGGAAAACTTCCCGTGTGATCTGGAAAGCAGCCCAAATGGAATTTAAAGAATCGGTGCCTTATATTCTGAAACTGGCAACTAAAGGAGACGAAATGCAGCTGTATGCTTCCATTTTTGCCATCAGAACATTACAAATCACCCAGGCATCAGGACTTCTTCACAGCATTGCACACAGTACAAGACATAAACAGTATATCCGGAACGTTGCTTTTGATGCTCTTTTGACAATCAATGAAGCTTCGGAACAGGAAAAGACCGTTTCAGAATTACTGGAAAGCTTACCAGCCGACATACGGTATGCTATTGATAAAGGTGATTATGAACGCTTAAAAAAACATTACGCTGAGAAATTCGGCAAAAAAGAAAAAGCAGATGAGCTGACCTTTCTTTATCTGCTGTCAAAAGCCTATCCTTCCCTGGTTGAGGTTATTGAAAACCTTCTCTGGCAGATTCCTTTTGAAGCTCCTTATTTCAGAAACATCCGGGCAATATATAAGCTCGCCCGTTTCAGAGATGATGCACAGATTCTGGGAATGCTTTCATTTTTGTTCGAAAAGAAAAGACCGATGTTCAACCGAACGGTCAGCCTTGATAAAGAATCATGGAATCAGGAGCAGTACTTTTATGATTTCGGTGGCTATGTGAATGTAAGAAAAGAGCTTTCCAATAACGAAAGCAGGCTGGCATTTTCAAATTTTACCAAACTTTATTTTCAGAAGAACGGTTTTTATTATTTAAAAGATCTTGGAAAACAGAATAAAGCAAAAGAATATTTAAGGTTTGCCGTCAATGCCCTGATACAGTATTCCAATTCAGATTATACCCCTGCGGTCAGAAGACCATTAAGCGTATACGGAAATTATGACTGGCAGAGCAGCAGATATCATTATACAGTCGTTGATTTCCCTGAGTGTTATCAGTCTTTACTTCTTACAACCATCCTTTTCGGGAATGATAAGACCCGTAAAATGGATGCCAAACTTCAGTTTTACATTAAAAAAGAACAATTCTGGAGTTCAGAATATTATTATCAGGAAAATAGAGTTACAAAAATAGAATCAGGTACAGATAATGACCAGGCTTCTTCAGAAAATACTTCTGTTAAAAAACAGCAGGAAGGAGCTTTAGAGAATATCATCAGTACATTTAAAAATATTTTCAGCTCCAATAAAGAGAAAACTGCCGATATTCAACCGAAGAAAGAGGCACCATCAATTGAGGTTGAATCCAATTATTCCAGATCCGAATTGTATCCTGAATTCTGGGATGCAATGCCGGAAGCTTATGTTCAGCTTTTGATGCAGGCAAAAATGGATCTGGTTATGAAATTCGCTTACAGAAACCTTTCCGTTCATCCTGAGTATAAAAATCTGCTGCAAAAAATCGAACCGGAAATGATGATCCGCCTGCTCAACAAATCTTCGGAATATCCTCAAAGGTTAGGCTTCGATGCTTTGATGAAGAGAGAGACGGAACTGAGACAGAACGAAAGTTGGGTAGCACAGATTTTAGTTTCCGGAAACGAAAAAGCTAGAAACTGGGCGAAAGTGAATATTGAAAATAATACCCAGTATTTTCTTTCTTCCACAGATTTTATGACGATTCTGGTGATGAATTCACGCAAAGAGTCCAATGAATTTATCAATAATCTACTGCAAAAAGCATCTTTACCGGAAGACAGGCAGAAAGCAGTGCTCGGAAAAGTAATCATTCAACTGATTGCGCTGGAAAATAATGAAGAAAACAACAGAATTGCCGAAGCTGCTACCAAAAAACTTAAAATAACGGCTTCGTCCAATTTCTCTGAGATCAGCTGGGACATTATTGCCCAATTACTGACTTCACCGCTGAATAATAACAGATTTTTGGCCAGTGAAATCCTCCTTTCCAAATCCCGGAAATACCCTGTTACGGAAATACCTGTTTCAATCATCGAACTGCTGTTAAACAATGAAAATAAAACCATCAGGGAAAACGGGCTTAGTCTTTTAAAGCAGTATCCGAAAGAAGAAACCGGCAACAGCTGGCAGCAGATTCTTCAGTTGCTTTCTACCGGTTATCAGGAAGTTGCAGAAGGAATCCTTGCTTTGAACGATCAGTTTGAATCACAGTCTGAAATTCAGCTGCAAACTACTGAAAGACTTTTTGACGTATTAATGATCGAACAGAAATTTGAAAATTCCCATCAGATATTCAGAGATTATCTTGAGAAAATGGCAGCGAAATACAACGGTGCCATTCCGGTAAAATGGCTGATCAGATTAGTATTTGCCAACAGTGTAAAAAACCGGCTTTTCGGATTTGAATTGCTGAAAAAAGTAAAGGATGACAGCCGGTTCAGCCTGAAGCAGGTCATTGCTCTGGCCAATCATGAGTTTCTGGCAGTAAGACAATGGTCCTGGAACTTTTACAAAAATAACGTTGAACGGATAAAATCTGACCGTAATCATGCATTGGGAATTCTGGATGCGAAATGGGATGACAGCAGGGCTTTTGCATTTCACTTTTTCGAAAACGAATTCACCGATGAAGACTGGGACACAGACTGCCTGGTTGGAATTGTAGATTCCGTACGTTCTGATGTGGAAAGTTTTGGTAAAAATCTTATTATGAAATTCTTCAAAAAAGAACAGGGAATGGAATATCTTACCAAACTGAGCCAGCATCCGAGCCAGAATATACAGCTGTTTGTGACCTCCTATCTTGAAGAATATGCAACAGACAACCCTGAAAAACTGAAAGAGCTAAACTTTTATTTCCGTTCAGTGCTTTCAAGGGTCAACAGGTCAAGAACTGCCAAAAACAGGATTTTCACTTTTCTTGAAAATGAAGGAAGAAAAAGTGCAGAATCCGCAGAGATTGTCAGCCGTATTTTAGACGATTTGTCAGCAACCACAGCCATTCAGGATAAATCCAGATGCATTGATATTATTTCTGAACTGAAAATGATCTATCCTCAACTGAATGTCCATCTTCAATTAATCTCTTAA
- the hutI gene encoding imidazolonepropionase, with translation MKKENINTGFSLIGPFAQLITLAGLPDKGAIHDEEIVALENAAILLKEDTIYRVDDYDILRKEAEKLNAAHIKLTDELVCVPGFIDAHTHICFAGTRSNDYRMRNAGKTYLEISASGGGIWDTVNSTRKATLDELIYLTIQRAERHLAEGVTTIEVKSGYGLSVMEELKMLNAIQQANENTQADLVPTCLAAHIPPKDAESRSAYLNDIIENLFPVIKNGKLSNRVDVFIEENAFRNEEIKPYLTRAKEMGFDITVHADQFTCEGSALAVEFQALSADHLEASTDAEIEILAKSNVVAVALPGASIGLGCSFTPARKMLDAGLAVAIASDWNPGSAPIGDLLCTASVLGTFEKLSNAEVLAGITYRAANALGLKDRGRLAAGMLADFNLFETHSYHEIFYHQGKLKPKYVYKKGKQIITSN, from the coding sequence ATGAAAAAAGAAAATATAAATACAGGCTTTTCCCTCATAGGCCCTTTTGCTCAGCTGATTACACTGGCCGGGTTACCAGATAAGGGAGCCATACATGATGAAGAAATTGTGGCTTTGGAAAATGCAGCGATTCTGTTAAAAGAAGACACTATATACCGTGTAGATGATTATGATATACTTAGAAAAGAAGCGGAAAAATTAAATGCGGCCCATATAAAACTAACGGATGAATTGGTTTGTGTACCGGGCTTTATAGATGCCCACACTCATATATGTTTTGCCGGAACACGGTCGAACGATTACCGGATGAGAAATGCAGGTAAAACCTATCTTGAAATCAGTGCTTCCGGTGGCGGAATATGGGATACCGTAAACAGTACCCGGAAGGCAACTCTGGATGAACTGATTTATTTAACCATACAACGTGCAGAAAGACATTTAGCGGAAGGAGTGACTACTATAGAAGTAAAAAGCGGCTATGGGCTGAGTGTAATGGAGGAGCTGAAAATGTTGAATGCAATTCAGCAGGCCAATGAAAATACACAGGCTGATCTTGTACCTACCTGTCTGGCAGCTCATATTCCGCCAAAAGATGCTGAAAGCCGCTCCGCTTACCTGAATGATATCATTGAAAACCTTTTCCCCGTCATCAAAAACGGAAAGCTATCTAACCGGGTGGATGTATTCATTGAAGAAAATGCCTTCAGAAATGAAGAAATTAAGCCCTATCTGACCAGAGCAAAGGAAATGGGATTCGATATAACAGTTCATGCCGATCAGTTTACCTGTGAAGGAAGTGCTCTGGCAGTAGAATTTCAGGCATTAAGTGCTGATCACCTGGAAGCAAGTACAGATGCTGAAATTGAAATACTGGCCAAAAGTAATGTAGTTGCCGTAGCTCTTCCCGGAGCTTCCATAGGTTTAGGATGCTCATTTACGCCAGCCAGGAAAATGCTTGATGCAGGTCTGGCAGTAGCTATTGCCAGTGATTGGAACCCCGGTTCGGCGCCAATAGGAGATCTGCTTTGTACAGCATCCGTATTGGGAACTTTTGAAAAACTTTCCAATGCTGAAGTTCTTGCCGGGATTACTTACCGTGCCGCAAATGCTTTAGGACTGAAGGACAGAGGAAGGCTTGCAGCAGGTATGCTGGCAGACTTTAACCTGTTTGAAACCCATAGTTACCATGAAATTTTTTACCACCAGGGAAAATTAAAACCCAAATATGTTTATAAAAAAGGGAAACAAATAATTACATCTAACTAA